The following proteins are co-located in the Cupriavidus pauculus genome:
- a CDS encoding group II intron maturase-specific domain-containing protein: protein MQVEVNEEKSRTVDLDCGESFGFLGFDFRRLRSIKRQVWRAHYTPKLKKRTALLRKLKEVFRRYQSQPVDRVVQLINPVLRGWVNYFAVGHSSECFSFIQDWVEKKVRRHLERSRNRRGFGWKTWSRRWLYDELKLFNGYRVRRRPSTKAAPA from the coding sequence TTGCAGGTCGAGGTCAATGAAGAGAAGAGTCGCACGGTGGATTTGGACTGCGGTGAGAGCTTTGGCTTTCTGGGATTCGACTTCCGTCGATTGCGCAGCATAAAGAGACAGGTGTGGCGAGCGCACTATACGCCCAAGTTGAAGAAACGCACGGCGTTGCTGCGCAAACTCAAGGAGGTGTTCAGGCGATACCAGTCGCAGCCGGTGGATCGGGTGGTGCAACTGATAAATCCGGTGCTACGTGGCTGGGTGAACTACTTCGCGGTCGGACACTCCAGTGAGTGCTTCAGCTTCATCCAGGACTGGGTGGAAAAGAAGGTCAGGCGCCATCTGGAGCGCTCCCGGAATCGTCGGGGCTTCGGCTGGAAGACGTGGAGTAGGCGGTGGCTCTATGACGAACTGAAGCTGTTCAACGGCTATCGGGTTCGTCGTCGACCATCGACGAAAGCGGCCCCGGCATGA